One Littorina saxatilis isolate snail1 linkage group LG12, US_GU_Lsax_2.0, whole genome shotgun sequence genomic region harbors:
- the LOC138982777 gene encoding solute carrier family 2, facilitated glucose transporter member 8-like, producing MADTLDMERPLSTKYEGSIRSMVFCTLCACIGALNFGFTIGYSSPAIPSMVKHGVLKEEDAGWFGSLMTVGALFGGPLSGWFIEKLGRKRTIFLSSLPFLFGYGSMIAAQSVTYLFVGRFLTGIGSGMVTVCVPMYVAEISTKSRRGVLGSCVQLLIVIGICAAYILGLDYEWKEMAHAALVPAVLSAVGACMIPETPRWLLGRNRKVDARQALAAVRDPHADVQEELRDIEEGLDTQEEMSWSEFFGRDELKRPLFLCLVIMMCQQFSGINAIMFYTVSIFNTAIPDMAYAATVLIGLVQVFATLLACFLMDRTGRKKLLILAGIIMAVTLFAFGLYYKLSAQKLLPEVLNMWLPVVCLTLYIVGFSLGWGPIPMLIMSEIFPARGRGMAGGIAIFFNWLTGFFVTKEFMTLQAVLGQDGVFYFFGSCCVFSVWFVYKYLPETKGKSLEDIELYFLGRSTVKV from the coding sequence ATGGCTGACACGTTGGACATGGAGCGCCCACTCTCAACAAAATATGAAGGTTCCATCAGATCTATGGTGTTTTGCACACTTTGTGCATGCATCGGAGCGCTCAACTTCGGCTTCACCATCGGCTACAGCTCTCCGGCTATCCCAAGCATGGTGAAACATGGCGTTCTGAAAGAGGAAGACGCTGGCTGGTTCGGTTCCTTGATGACAGTTGGAGCACTGTTCGGGGGACCGCTGAGCGGTTGGTTTATCGAGAAGCTAGGACGTAAGCGAACCATCTTCCTGTCTTCCCTGCCCTTCTTGTTCGGTTATGGTTCGATGATCGCAGCACAGTCCGTGACATACCTGTTCGTGGGGCGCTTTCTCACTGGCATCGGCAGCGGAATGGTGACCGTGTGTGTGCCGATGTACGTTGCGGAGATCTCTACGAAGTCCAGACGTGGGGTCCTGGGTTCATGCGTCCAGCTCCTCATCGTCATCGGTATCTGCGCCGCTTACATCCTTGGGCTGGATTACGAGTGGAAGGAGATGGCACACGCCGCCCTCGTGCCCGCAGTGCTGTCTGCTGTCGGCGCCTGCATGATCCCAGAAACACCACGCTGGTTGCTGGGGAGGAATCGCAAAGTGGATGCCCGGCAAGCACTGGCAGCGGTACGTGACCCCCATGCTGACGTGCAAGAAGAACTGAGGGACATTGAGGAAGGGCTTGACACACAGGAAGAGATGTCCTGGTCAGAGTTTTTTGGCAGAGATGAACTGAAGCGCCCACTGTTTCTTTGCCTGGTGATCATGATGTGCCAGCAGTTCAGTGGCATCAACGCTATCATGTTCTATACCGTCTCTATCTTCAATACAGCCATTCCCGACATGGCCTACGCAGCCACAGTGCTGATCGGACTGGTGCAGGTATTCGCTACACTATTAGCCTGCTTCCTGATGGATCGAACAGGGCGCAAAAAACTCCTTATCCTGGCTGGGATCATCATGGCAGTGACACTCTTTGCCTTTGGACTTTACTACAAGCTGTCTGCTCAGAAATTGCTGCCAGAGGTTTTAAACATGTGGCTGCCAGTTGTCTGCCTGACACTGTACATTGTGGGCTTCTCTCTGGGTTGGGGACCCATTCCAATGCTGATTATGTCAGAGATCTTTCCTGCTCGAGGCAGAGGCATGGCTGGAGGCATCGCCATCTTCTTCAACTGGCTGACGGGGTTCTTCGTCACTAAGGAGTTCATGACCCTTCAAGCTGTGCTGGGACAAGATGGTGTCTTCTACTTCTTCGGCTCCTGCTGTGTCTTCAGTGTGTGGTTCGTCTACAAGTACCTTCCAGAGACCAAAGGCAAATCTCTGGAAGACATTGAGTTGTACTTTTTGGGACGAAGTACTGTCAAAGTGTAA